A single Prochlorococcus marinus XMU1410 DNA region contains:
- a CDS encoding DUF1651 domain-containing protein, whose amino-acid sequence MNSNNDFWLIDSNFVGVIRFYKDKEYSDKSIAYMFIEEGIIMGIHGENPPLMKTRKKIVIEEARLLWQKFLNEGWQKTYPRW is encoded by the coding sequence TTGAATTCAAATAATGATTTTTGGTTGATTGACTCTAATTTTGTAGGGGTGATTCGTTTTTATAAAGATAAAGAATATTCTGATAAATCTATTGCTTATATGTTTATTGAAGAAGGGATCATAATGGGAATTCATGGAGAAAATCCTCCATTAATGAAAACTAGAAAAAAAATTGTTATTGAAGAAGCAAGACTATTATGGCAAAAATTCTTAAATGAAGGTTGGCAAAAAACATATCCTAGATGGTAG
- a CDS encoding CPBP family intramembrane glutamic endopeptidase, with protein MNKLYERIKKIYLGLFFLSPKLLSTIIFIPFLYICGWILATPIFLLGVDKENLSLIGTIFTFLIYVFSLPKWFKLRWGVKNTWTLLGIKKIDKNINLFFFFLKGFLLSIILTSLILIPIIGTKWGYWIGTISPNTFINAICLLLGVGFAEELIFRGWLLEELKNQFGLKRAVLGQALIFSIVHIGFDLPFLQMLSILTGLFLLGILLSLIRLKDKNSLWGCIGLHGGLVGLWFITNNGLLEISKNSPKWLVGPGTINTNPLGGIFGISLMAIFCFLNFRLLREKSKF; from the coding sequence ATGAATAAATTGTATGAAAGGATAAAAAAAATATATTTAGGTTTGTTTTTTTTAAGTCCAAAACTATTATCAACCATAATATTTATCCCTTTTTTGTACATTTGTGGATGGATCTTGGCAACTCCTATTTTTTTATTAGGTGTTGATAAAGAAAATCTTTCTTTAATAGGAACAATTTTTACTTTCTTAATATATGTTTTTTCTTTACCAAAATGGTTCAAATTGCGCTGGGGTGTTAAAAATACTTGGACATTACTTGGAATTAAGAAAATTGATAAAAATATAAATTTATTTTTCTTTTTTCTGAAAGGTTTTTTATTATCAATAATCCTTACATCCCTAATTTTAATTCCAATAATTGGGACAAAATGGGGTTATTGGATAGGCACGATATCTCCAAATACATTTATAAATGCAATTTGTCTCCTTTTAGGTGTTGGATTCGCAGAAGAGCTTATTTTTAGAGGCTGGCTCCTGGAGGAATTGAAAAACCAATTTGGATTAAAAAGAGCAGTACTTGGACAAGCATTAATTTTTAGCATAGTTCATATAGGATTTGATTTGCCCTTTTTGCAGATGCTAAGCATACTTACCGGATTATTTTTGCTAGGTATTTTATTATCTCTTATAAGATTAAAAGATAAAAACTCTTTGTGGGGATGTATTGGATTACATGGAGGACTTGTCGGATTATGGTTTATCACAAATAATGGGTTATTAGAAATATCTAAAAATTCACCTAAATGGTTAGTTGGTCCAGGAACTATAAATACGAATCCCCTTGGTGGAATATTTGGTATATCTTTAATGGCTATTTTTTGTTTTTTGAACTTTAGGCTTTTGAGAGAAAAATCAAAGTTTTAA
- a CDS encoding glycosyltransferase family 2 protein: METKLTYNENQKFLFNIIVPVFNAEKYIEKCLNSIIRQSYKNYQVNVIDDCSSDYSYELALEICSRYENFEISKNPRRLGALNNINKLLSLNVETPSKTIDILIDGDDYLYSGDVFNILYEKYLNTNCLITYGSHLSSKGVQGKKYPRLIRKLNLYRKYFWYASHLKTFRHDLWLSINKSDLLTHSGHYFSVASDLALMFPMLEMAGNRQEFIKDILYVYNDQNPISDHNIRRKDQILAAKEIREKKRYKTRNFI, from the coding sequence TTGGAAACAAAACTTACTTATAACGAAAATCAAAAATTTTTATTTAATATTATTGTTCCAGTTTTTAATGCAGAAAAATATATAGAAAAATGTCTAAATTCAATCATTAGGCAATCATATAAAAACTATCAAGTAAATGTAATTGATGATTGCTCTTCTGATTATTCTTATGAATTAGCATTAGAAATTTGTAGTAGGTATGAAAATTTTGAAATAAGTAAGAACCCAAGACGTCTAGGAGCTTTAAATAATATTAATAAGTTGCTTAGTTTAAATGTAGAAACTCCATCCAAGACAATTGATATATTAATTGATGGAGATGATTATCTTTATAGCGGGGATGTTTTTAATATTCTATATGAAAAGTATTTAAATACTAATTGCTTAATCACTTATGGTTCTCATTTATCATCTAAAGGGGTTCAAGGGAAAAAATATCCTCGTTTAATAAGAAAACTGAATTTATATAGAAAATATTTTTGGTATGCTTCCCATCTAAAAACATTTAGACATGATTTATGGCTTTCTATTAACAAAAGTGATTTGCTTACCCATAGTGGTCATTATTTTTCTGTTGCATCAGATTTGGCATTAATGTTCCCAATGTTAGAGATGGCAGGTAATCGGCAAGAGTTTATTAAAGATATATTATATGTTTATAATGATCAAAATCCTATTAGCGATCATAATATTAGAAGAAAGGATCAAATATTAGCGGCTAAAGAAATACGAGAGAAAAAAAGATATAAGACAAGAAATTTTATATAG